Genomic DNA from uncultured Methanospirillum sp.:
GGATCAAGAAGGAATTTACTCATATTTTTTTGAAAACTCACCCTTATGCCCTTTACATCAATTATTTCACATTACCAAGGTAATTGCCGGGTGAGTGAGAACATATGAAGATCCAATATCCCGAAATCGGTATCTGCGGTCTTTCCTGCAGGCTCTGCCCCCAGTATTATACCGTTGGTCAAAGCAGGTGTGGCGGATGCAAAACCGAAACCCGGATCTCTGTCGGCTGTCCTTTCATCACATGTGCCCTCAAGAGAAAAGGAGTTGAGTTTTGCTGGGTATGTGATGAGAGTGAAACCTGCGAAAAATGGAAAAAACACCGGGAAGCAGGGAAAAAAGCAGATTCATTTACGTGTAATCAGAAACTTGAGGATAATATCTGTTTTATCCGGAAGAATGGGATCGATATATTCCAGACACTACAGAAAACCAGGGAAGACCTGCTCAGAATAATGCTGAATGAGTTCAACGATGGTCGCTCAAAGAGTTTCTATTGTATTGCTGCCACCATCCTTGAGATTGCCGAGCTGGAAGATGTTCTGGCCCAGGCAAACAATGAATCCACCGGGATGGATATGAAAGGGAAAGCCCGGATACTACATGCTTTACTCGAAGAAACAGGAAAACAACAGGGATATTGTCTGAAATTGAGGAGAAAAGAGAGGTCAAAGGGATAGTTTCAACATGAATTATTAATCCTTCCCATCGGTCATTACAGGTTCGTCTGAAACAGTGCAACTACATCATGCAGGTTGATGTATCCGTTCTGGTCAAAATCAAAGACCCACCACGGCTGACCTGATACGACTGCATCAATCTGATCGAATAAGGTTACCACATCATTCAGATCAGATCTTCCATTCCCGTTGATGTCCTCGTACAAGCCGTCACCGGTCAGGTCGCGTGGCAGCGGATATGACTGGCCTGATGTTGTATTGAATGGATGAAGTTCCCTGACCTGCACCGGCAGGGCGGTGTACCCGCTTCCATACCGGATCCCATCATCAGCAGTTGCCGAATTCAGGATGCATTGAAGGTACCCGGATCCGGTCGTCCCTCCGATGAAAGAGAGGCTCACCAGGGTGACGTTTGTTGAACCGCTGGTTATCAGATTGCTTTCGTCACCTCCGGTGATCTGGATCCGGTGCTCGTCGAGTACCTTCACCTCAGGATCAGATACCCAGGTTGGGATTGAGAGGATGTAAAATGAGAATGGGGCAGAATAATCAGAGTACAGTGTCAGGTTGAAGCTCGCAAGCCCTCCTGACAGGGTTCGGACCAGTATTGATCCTCTGTCCGTTCCGGCCTTGAGGAGATAGGCGTTCAGGGGGTTTGTGTACAGAGGAAATGACTGCCCGTTATCACGTATAGCAAAGATCCCAATATTTGAATCGCCACCGCAGGCACCCGGATTCTGCACCCTCACATAATGCTGGCCCGGTGTTGCGATATCAGATGCGGTGATGAGAGCCGTCATCTGGTGCGATGAAAGGTATGATCCGGTCCTGTTCTGAACATCCCAGAGCACCCTGCTTTCGGGGAGAAAATTATTGCCATCTACAGTAAGGATAAATGCATTTCCTCCGGCAATCACAGAATCCGGGTACATTGAGAGGAGTACCGGGGCAGGCCAGGCTGCTGAGGTAGAAATATTTGTGCTACGTATTGAGGGATCACACTGATCAGCAGCCCATCCCGGTACAATGGTTACCATCAGAATAAGAGTGATCATGCACCAACGGCAGGGAACTGCGATCATCAGTAAAACCACATTTTATCAGTGTGTGGTTATATATCTATGGCTTCTTATCTCTGTCTATGCTGATGTATACATGGATGCTATTCTTCTGTGCGTGCAGTGTGTATTCCAAGGACTATCATATCCCCAAACCCCGAAAATAAGAATTCGGTCAGAAGGATTATAGTCTCTTTTCTGCAACGGATAGTAATTTCACATGTCTTTTGGACTTAATCCTTTTACCCCTGAAAATTTTACTGTTGTAATCGTTGATGATAATGATAATAATCGGTATGCGATTGCAAAAATTCTTGAAAATGTCGGTTACCGGGTTATCGAATCTACAAGTGGATCTCATGCCATCCAGATTGCTGAAGAGAAAAAACCAGATGCAATCATTCTTGATGTCATGATGCCAGGTATGGATGGGTTTGAAGTATGCCGTCGTCTCAACGCAAACCCGACTAACTCTGATATCCCGGTAATATTTCTGACTGCCAGGGATAATGACGAGAGTATAGAAAAGGGATTTGAAGCAGGTGGGGCGGATTACGTTGTCAAACCGGTACACGTTCGGACCCTTCTGGCACGACTCAAATCGCATATTGAACGCAGTCTCTCTCTCAGGCAACTTGAGCAGATGAATCAGGAACTAGAAAAGATAAATCAGTGCCTGGATAAACAGATTCAAAACAACCTGAGTGTCCAGGCTACCCTCAATGATCAGGTCCGAAACCCCCTCTCAATTGCCATCACCTTGGTTGAAATGGGGGGATGTGAACGAGGGGATGAGGTCATCAGGGAACTGATGCGGATAGATTCGGTTATTGACAGATTGGACGCCGGTTTTTTACAGTCTGAAAAAATCCACGCCTATCTGAAGAAGCATCATGGTGTAACCTGATAATCAATTTCCATCAGAAAACCTGTGTGAACAATCATGACCAAGATGTTGTACCTGATATTGCCGTATCAGATCCAGGGTTTCCAATCGGTGATGAAAAAAGACTGACCATTATTATTTAGATCATTAATCCTAATTCACGCAAAGAAGTAATTATCCTCCTCCTCCTTTTCCGGCACCACCTTTTCTAAATGTCTGATAACCGTACCTCTCGCCCTGATTAGTTCTGCAATACTCCATGCCTGACAGATCGTTCCGGCAGGCTGATGTGGAGCATCCCCATCAAAGATCTCGGGAAGCATTCCTGCCCCGTCGGTCAGGAAATACTCCCAGAGCGGTGTAATCACTGACTTTATCTTCTCATGATCTGTCCCATACTGGATCAGGGCGTCAAGGTAAAACCCGGTCTGCCATGGCCAGACCATCCCGTTGTGGTATGAGATGTCTCCTCCATACCTGCCGTGGTATCTGGCAGAGGCTGGCGAGAGTGTTCTCAAACCATACGGTGTGAGCAGTTCTCTCTCAATAACTTCCAGAGCCCGGTGTCCGTCATCAAACGGGAGAAGTCCAAATGCAAGTGCGATGATCTGGTTTGATCTGACTGATGGATCGGAGGGATTGAGCACGTCATAGAGACATCCCGTCTCCGGGTTCCAGAACTCCTGAAACTCTGCCAGTGCGTCCCTGGAACTGACCGGGGTTGAGAACTTCAGGTACTCCATCAGTTCGAGGGCAAGTATCCATAGTGCGTTTATCTCGACAGGCATCCCGGTTCTGGGAGTTTCCTGGGTATCCATCCAGGTTGTTCCCTCCCTGACTGTAATCAGATTCCCATTGAGTGACGCAATCTCACTTTTGGGGTACCGGCTGATGAGCTCTTCGATTTCATGCCTGATGGTGGCAACAAAAGGAGAACCTGGAAGTTTTTGTATATACTGAAAGAGCGCCCAGAAGAACCAGAGTGTTGCATCAGAGGAGTTATACGAATCAGGGAACCGGTTCAGCAGCAACCCATCCCTGCGATGGGCAAGATGCCAGCGAAATACATCCTCTGCCTCCCTGTACCTGCCGGTCTCAAGAAGCAGCCCGGGCAGACTGATGAAGGTGTCTCGCCCCCAGGTCTCGGTAAACCAGTGATAACCCGCAAGGATCTCACTTCCCCTGATGCAGAGCTGGGATGCATGGTCAAGGATATCCCGGCTCTCTTGTGACTCCTGGATCTGGTTGGATTCAGGTATGGCATCCTGGGGAGCAAACCTGATCTCAACGATTCCATTTGTTACAGCACCGGCAAAGTAGCCCGGGGAGATAAGATCCTCCCGTGCATTATAACCCCGCTCCTCATCGCGTGGATACCATGCATTCAGGTACTGTTGCCTGTCGTCAGTGAAACCGAGATCAGATCTGACTGCACACCCGTTCAGTATCAGCGATCCCTCACTTGTACTGGATTTTTCCTTCTGTTCGCCGGATAAATTCTGCACACTCCTATTGGTCATAAGTGGCCGTATCATCAGCGATACGGTTCCTGTAATCTCATACCTGATCGTGAGGCCTCTGTCAAGGACGAGTGACCTTCGAATCCTGGCACCAGGGATCGCAAATTCCTGGATCACCGGGTACAGGGATGCACCCAGTGTCCAGGGAAGCCCGCCGTCCACGAACGTATCACCCCAGTATCCTGGTGAGAGTCTGATCCCGTTCGCTTCTTCATGGAGAGCACTCAGAAGTATCCTGTCCTTCTTCACGAGGAGGCCATGATATCGCCGTGTATTTCCTGCAAATGATGAGGAACAGTACATCTCCCCATCTGCCATCAGGAACTCGCGAGCACCTGCGATATCAGGATCCCTGAGTTCACGTCCATACCTGATCCTGTCAGGAATAACTTTCAGATCTTCAATATCTTGATCTGGTTTCAGATCTATCACCCTACTGCCTGTATAGCGTAGCCCGGATTCTGTATCTTTCTGTACGCAGCAGAGGTCCGGGCAGCTGCTGTATCCCATGTGAACTGCCTGATCACGCGGCTTCGCCCGGCTCTTCCGAACCTTGCCATCATATCCTGATCACTGAGGAGTCGCACGAGATACGTTGCGATATCATCAGGGTCCCACGGATTTATATGATATCCGCACTGGTCTGGCCCATCTGAAACCACCTGCTCACACAGCCCGCTTGTTCCTGTGGCTCCGACTATAACAGGTCTCGCCATTGCCATGGCCTCGGTACAGACGATTCCGAAGGGCTCGTACTTTGACGGGAAGACTGCGCAATCACAGGCTGCGTAGAAGAGCAGTCGCTCCTCTTCGGTTACAAGACGGGTGTGCATCAGCACATGCCGGTCAACTCCGAGTGACCTGATCAGGTCATGGAGTTCTCCCTCCATCTCACCAACGCCAAGTATGATCAGTTGTGCATCAGGCACATTCCTGAGAACCGCAGGCATCGCCCTGATCAGTTCGTCAGGTCCTTTCACCTGCGTCAGCCTGCCGATGAAGAGGATCAGATTATTCTCCCAGATTCCTGTCTCTCTCCTGAACTCCTGGATCATCTGCTGGCTGAATCGTTCAGGGTTGTACTTCACAGGATCAACGCCGTTGTAAATCACCTCGATCTTCTCCTGGTCGTATCCGTTCCTGACCAGTTCATCTTTCATGGCATATGAGACGGTCACCATGAGATCAGCAGTTTCAGCAGCAAGTCTTTCTATCAGCTCAACAACTGCAGATCCTTCATCTCTCCTTCCTTGTTCGGTTGAGTGAACGTGAAAGACAAAGGGGATCTCAAGGTTACGTTTTACCAAAACTCCGGCGATGGCCGAGAGCCAGTCATGGCAGACGATGAGGTCAAACCTTGCACCGCTTCTGTGAACCCTGATCAGATGATCAGCTGCAAGCTGGTTGAAGAGTACAGTCTCAAGAAAAAAGTTCTGGTCAGCAGGTGCCCATCCCTGCACATCGAGAGGCGAAAGCACCGGAAGGATATCATGGATATTCATCAGTTCGGGGCGGAAGACCGGCATCCCGTTCCATGTTTCGTGAACCTGATCGCTGCCTGTATTACGGGAGCAAACTGAAATATCGATCCCGTTCTTTCTGAGTCGTGGCATCATCTCCATGGCGTACGTGCCAAGGCCACCCCTGAAGAACGGAGGAAATTCGTCCACTACACAGGCGATCCGCATCATCAGGTCTCATGATACAGATTCAGAATCTGGTCAGCGATAGAGTCCCAGAAGAACCGCCTGTCAACCTGGTTGTATCCTCCTCTCCCGAGCCGTATCCTTTCATTCTGATTCTCGAGGTAATGGTTCACACCCCATGCTATTCCATCTGCATTCGGTTCCACAACAAGTCCGGTGACCCCGTGCTCAACGTTCTCGGCAAGCCCGCCGACCCTTGTCACAACCACCGGCCTGTTCGCACTCCATGCCTCAAGCAGAACAATTCCGAACGGTTCGTTCCTGCTTGGAATAACCACAATGTCGCTTGCATGAAGAAGCCTGACGTACTCTGAGTCAGTGATGAATCCCGGGAATTGTACCGGCATTCCCTGTGTCCTGCTGATCAGCCAGTCCCTCATTCCTCCGCTTCCCGCAAGAATGAACTGTGCATTCCAGAACCTGTTGAGGATCTGAGGCATTGCATCAACAAGAAGATCAGGCCCTTTCTGGTACACCATCCTTCCAACAAAGAGGACAAGCGGAGCTAGATAATGGACTCCGTAACTCTCCTTAATCGCTCCCTGATTAATGCTAACATCGAACTGCTCTTTCACAACCCCGTTGGGAATAACCCTGATCTTGTTGGGATCAACCTTGTACAGATCAAGTACCTCCTGGCGGAGTTGTCCGGAGACTGCAACACAGCGTTTTGCTATCAGCCCTGCATACCATTCCTTTCCACAGATTTCGTGGTATTCCCACCAATCTCCGTGTATCCCTCCGTTTCTTCCAAATTCGGTTGAGTGATAGGTGAAGACAGTCCTGCGATGTTTGAGCAGATCCAGTGCCTCGACCACATGCCAGTCATGGAAATGGAGGATGTCAAATGGCTTCTCATCATACTGGTAAAACCGCTGAACCAGGCCATGTGAGAGATCGGAGCAGTACTCCACCACGTTTGAGCCGTGGGGTCTCCATATATGATAGAAGACACCGCTCATCTCAAAGTCCTGGTCACCCCTGGTGAAGAAGTGAACCTCATGCTTTTTTGCAAGCGACTGTGCGAGGTACGTTGCAGCGTTGGAGAGGCCTCCGACCCGCTCTGAGTAGAGGCTCTCCCAGCAGAATATTGCGATCTTCAACCGTTTTGCACCCAATGCTCTACACCTCCGTTCTTCTTCCTTGCACAATGTGTAATGCCTTTCTCTTTACCTCTCCGGTGTCAGTGGAGGCTGCGGGAGCTGAAAAAAAGAAAGCAGAAAGCATCTGAATCGTGATAAAACCAGGGATCATATACAGAGGATGGATGATGATCCGTTAAATACCTCACCGCACGTTCACTGCTTTTTTGAGAAGAGAAACTTTTTTGCAGAGACATACGAGTATACTTTATTGTTACCCGGTGTGTGAGTCCATGATACCAAGATACCGATATCCAGTAATTGCTGGAATAGTTCTTCTGCTCCTGATCTCATCAGCTCTGGCAGATTCTTCCAACCGCCTTGTATCAGATAATTTTTCAAGTTCTATTGTCGGATCTGGACCACCTGATCCCGTGACTCCTACTCTCCGACCTGCAGCGGTGATGAGCTGGTCTGACGTGACGATGGTCTCCGGTAAGATCAGGAATTTTCAGAAAGAGTTCAGATATGAGTCAGGATTCACCCATGAATAACTGGATTGCAACTGTACCATTTATGAGCAATTCAATCTTCATGAACTCCATAACTCGGTGCATCTGTTCTGTGCTGCCTGAATGAGATCCTGGTGCGAGCGGGCCTGCTCAAGGGCAGAAGCCAGAGGTTCGTCTCTCACAACATGTCGTGCCCATGATGCAAAGTCACCGTGGCGGTGATGAAACTCGATCGAGTCTGCAGGAACGATAGAGAGCATCTCTGCAAACTGGTCGAGATCAAATGCCACATGCCCGGTGTAGCCTACCGGACTTGAGAAGTAGAATGCATTGTCGATGCTGAATGACCTGAGTGGGAACATCTTTGCCTTTTCTGGATCATTTATGATACACTGCTCTTCGTAATCAGCGACAACATCCATGTAGGTGATGAATGCCTGGTGTTCAGGCTGGTGACTGAAGTACGAGTGTACCTCACCGCATGACCCGTTCTTACATGACATGTAGTAGAAGTGATCGCTGATCTGAAGGCATCTCCAGAGCCTTTCGTCACATGCAAACCGGTGAGCACGCTGGATGGCCCTGACCGCATTTTTCTGCTTCCTGTTCTCTATCCAGGCTGTTGCATCCTTCTCTGCATCAGCCCATGAGACCGGAACAGGAACTGAAAACTGCTCCCTGACCGGGTATTTAAGGATCTCGGACGGGTTGATCATCTCAACTCCTGAACTCCTGAGTTCAGGACCCAGATGCCTGAAAAAATCCAGTATCCCGGTATCAGACCAGTAGTGTTCACCAATAGTCTCGTAGTCGATGAACACCGGGATAAAATCACCTGGTGTCTGTGATACCCAGTGTGCGTATTTGTCTGCAGTCAGCGGCCATGCCTCCCAGTCTCTGCATGTGAACCTGAATGCGATGTCATCTGAGAGTTTGAAGTTTCTCATAATGAGTGGCAGGCCTTCGCATTGGTACAGGAAGTTCGGGCTCCTCCACTTGAGGATGTGGTCTACGCCTTCTGTAAAACAGGCTGAAAACCCCATCTCCCGAACATTCCGGGCAATCCGGTTGTCAAGAATGAACTCCGTGTTCTCAAAGATCTTCGGTGTCACCCCGAAGACATCTTTGAGCATCTGCCTGTGCTGTAAAACCTGCTCCCTGAACTCGTCCATCTCCCAGAACAGACTTGATATGCTGTGATAATAGGTCTGGCAGATCATCTCTACTCTTGGGTGATGTGCAGCCTGAACAAAGAGATCAAGCACATCCGGAGCCCATTTCTCCAGTTGTTCGACCAGGACACCGGATATCGAGAATGCACAGGCAAAGCCGTCATCCAGTTCATCGAGGATGAGAGATGTCGCGGGTCCATAACATTTCTCGCAGACTCGTAGAAGAATCTCCTTGTTGGCCGGATCAAAGTACCGCCTGCTGTGATCCTCTTTGTCATCCTCCTGTCCGTACGCGAATCGTTTGTTCAGACGGTATGGCTGATGTACCTCAAAGCCGAGACAGAACTGTTTCATCCGGTTCCTCTCTGATCAAACACGAAAACAGTGTCATCATTCAGCACAAAAAATTGACATTTCGCTGCTATCAGAGAATGGAGCATACAGATGATAATATTTCATCTGTATATTTATATATGCCGCAGACTCTCCTCTCCGATCTGATTGAACCGCCCGCGGATGCTGAAAAAAGCAGAAATCTTTTACTATGAAAAGAGAGCATGGTATCTGATGGAGTTCGAGGTGTTTCAGTTCCTGGCAGATCCGGTCCTGATCGCCTTTCTTATTCTGACGGCTCTCTCTGTTATCTGGAGGTTCTTCAAGGTATGGATCGCTTCTATCATCACCTGCTCATTGGCTGGAGCCCTGATTGTTGTGATCCTGGTTACGCTCGGTCAGATAGCAGGTGCAGATGACCTGATCAGGTACTTCATAACATCCCATTACCGGTTTGTCGGGTCGCTGACACTCAGTTTTCGTGATATTCTTCTGATGCTCCTTCTCATCATCTCGTTCCAGCTTGCTCTTGCCGGCCACACTCTTGAGATCGAGAAGAAACTGCATGAGCATTTGTACTGGATTCCATGTCGCGGGTGCCATCATTATGAGATGGAGCACACACTTGAAGGTGACAAAGAGCGGTGATCTCCTGTCAGAGCGTACCAATATCCTCGCTCCAGAGCTCTGGATTCTCCCTGATGAACCGCTTCATCATTGTGATGCATCCCAGATGATTCAGATCAATGACCCTGACTCCATGAGATCGCATGAACACATCGGCACCTTCGAATGTCTCTGATTCTCCTACGATGACTTCTGGTATCTGAAACTGAACCACGGCCCCGGCACAGAGATGACACGGCATCAGGGTGGAGTAGAGTGTACAGTCTTTATACGATCCGATCCGTCCTGCACTCTTAAGGCAGTCAATCTCTGCATGTCTCATCGGATCACCCTCCTGTACCCGCCTGTTATGTCCCCTCCCGACAATCTCTCCGTTCCGCACCAGAACCGAGCCGATTGGAATCCCTCCTTCAGACAACCCGAGTTCAGCCTCTCTGATAGCCTCTGCCATGAAGGGATCCTGAACTCCGGCGGTGGAAGCAGGGGGCTGTCCGAGGATCTCGTCATCAGCCCTCCAGGCCGGATCCACGATTGCAAGAAAGATGAGTTCACCGTCCCCGATGTTCTCGATGAACTGGACCTCTCCGGGAGGTATGTACACGAGTTGTCCTGTTGATATTGATTCAACTTCGACTCCGATATGCATGAGGCCGGTTCCTTGCAGAATATAGTAGACCTCCGAGGATCTGAGCAGGGTATGGGGAAGGGTTGTCTGCCCCGCAGCAACCCTGGCATGTGCAATACTGTACCTCGTTGAGACCTGGTCACGAAACTGTTTCGGGTGAAAGAGTTCTCCAAGCAGTGACTTGTCCATAACCTCCTGATACGGGAGCGTGCTGATATCGGCGATGAGCATACTCTCCGGTACGATCTTCAGGCTTATCAAACGAATGAAAAGTTCCGGACTATATGAGATCCAGTACCCGGCATACCGGCATCCTCATCTATCATACGGGCAGACTCTGAATTACCATGATTGACACTATCGTCCTGATAGTTCTGGGGCTCATTATCCTTGTTGCACTCTGGCATCTTGTAAAGAATGTGATGAATCTTGTCATAAATTCTATAATGGGTCTCATCCTTCTGATTGCAGTAAATTATCTTCATCTCCTGGTTTTTCTGGGTAAGACTGACGTCCCGGTCAATTTAATTTCGGTTATTGTCTGCGCCCTTGCAGGAATACCGGGAGCAATACTGTTGATTCTTCTTCACATCGCCGGGCTCTACTAGCCCTAAATTTTTTGAAAAGAGTAAACGGGGTTAACCCGTCTGTTCGCCTGATGTCTTATTCAAACCAGGGGTTTCATCACTCCCGGTTTCTGACGGGGTGATAATAAGAGCGAGGATCCCTGAATCGGCAGGACCGAAGAAGTCTGAACCGCTGTACACTCCCCGGTAATAGTGGAAACCCGGTATCTTTGGTACATCCACCATGGCAACGGTTCCGTCACTGCGGGTTGTGAGATTTTCGTTCCCGTTCATGAACCAGGTGAATCCGTCCTCGGAGAAGTACATCTTCACCGGTTCTTCTGCGAGGGGATTTCCATCTGGATCTGAAAGAGTGAAGGTTATCTGGGCCTTCTCATTGACCTGAACTTCCGGTGGGTCGCTCTTTGCAGTGAGTTGTGCAGGAAGAATGGCTGCACTGGTCTCTGCCTGACCTTTTACTACCAGTGGTAGTATGTGTGAGAATAATGGTTTGCCTGTCTGTTCCTTCTTTGATACAACTGCGAGGTATGAAATGCCTGTCAGGTTCGGACCGCTCACATTAAAGGCATAATATCCGTCATCATTGGTTATCGCCTCTGAGCAGTTCCTGTATCTGTCCCATATCCGGTCGGCAAAGTTATACCAGTACAGGTTGAGACGGCCGGCGTCAACTCCATCCCCATTGCCGTCAGAGAACCATCCTGATATCGTGATATTTTCATCCGGTCTGATAATGGCAGCATTCAGATCTGCATCAATATGCCTTGTGCCCGTCCGGTCACGTGACATCGGTGCGAAATCATCAGTCTCCTCAAACGGTACAGTTACTGTGCTGCTCACCAGATCCTCTCCCTGGTTGTCTGAAGAGAAAGCCCTGAACGAGATCGGTTTTGGTCCGGTCAGGTAATACGATGCGGTGAATGTTCCATCAGCACCGGTTATGACCGTGTCACCAATCTTTGTATATTCACCATCACTGCCTGACTTCTGGATGGTAACAGCAGCATAGGGGAGTGGATTTCTGCCATTTCCAGTGACAGATCCAGAGAGTGTGATGTTTTCTCCGGAAAAAAATGAGTCAGGGCCATGAAGAGTCAATTCAGATGCATCTGATACCTGACTTTCACTGATATTTCCTGACTCTACTAGTTCAGCTAGATCTTCCCCGTTCTCCCCGGGAGTTTCTGTTTCTTTAAGTTCTGTAGGATCTACAACATTCTGTCTGGTAGCATTGGGCACAGCAGTGATCTCTACTTCGTAACTCTTTGTCAGGTTCTCCCCTTTCAGATCTGACCCTTCAAACCAGGCCTGGTACCTGACGACTCCTGAACCATTCATCAGGTCGGTGAAGGAAAAATCACCAGACTCATCACTGGTCAGGTTGACAACAGGGGTGGGGTTGGTTGCATTTCCACGTGCCAGAATGACTGGTGCGTTTTTTATTGGTCCGAAGATCGAGGATATCGCACCTGTAATGTTCACTTCACTTCCCTGTGGGAGATAATATTGGTCAGGGCTGATTGCGAGGGTTATCTGGAGCCCGGTCAACATGGTGCTGTTATCAGGAACTACAAGAATCGATCGCCATTCTTCAGTCGTATGTTCTGTCAGTGAGACTCCTGATACTATACCTGATGTTAGAACCAGTGTCACAAAAATAAGGAGATGAAGGGGTTTGATCTGCATAATTTACCGTCTCTCTCTTATGGGCCAAGTGGTTTCTCGCCCGGCTGCAGGTACCTGAACTCACGGTACCGGTCTTCAAGCTCCTGAATCGTCCGGGCTACATACTCATCTGATCGCTTTTCTATCTTGGTTTTTATACCATCGCCTCTGCCCGGATCGAGTATGACTGCCTGCTCATATCCCTTGATCCCGGGTGTATAGAGATCAGCCTGCTTTAGCGAGACTGATGCGTTTGCACCAGCGGTGGGAATCGTGAGGAGAGCAAAGATCACGTCAGATCTCTTCTCCCAGTTCCTGGCGTCGGTTGGTGTAAGATTTACTAGGATTGAGTACCGGTCATATGCATCAAGATAGCGTGCCTTTTCAAGGGCAATGTCTGCAATCACCGAAAGATACTGTGGCTTGTCGGTCTGGATCTGTAGGATTTTTGAAAAGACTGCCTCAGCCTCACTACTCTTCCCGATCTTTATCAGGAGCCGTGCCTTCTTTGTGAGAAGGAGTGGATTGGAGGGATCGAGTGAGATCGCCTGGTCGAGTGCCTGCAGGGCACCAGCGTCATCACCCGCCGAAATCAGTGCCTCGCTTTTAAGCCGGTAGAAATCTGCCTTGTCAGGATGTTTGTTGATGAAAAAGTCATACACAGAGACCGCGGTCATGGGTCGTGCGGTCATAACCGAGAACTCTGCAAGTACTGTCCCCATGTTCTGCATGAGATCTTCGGGAATCATATTCTGGTACTGGGCAGGTATTACCGTGACCGTTGCCTGAAGAAAGGTTGCCGGCATCAGGACGATCAACACCAGCACTACCAGGAGAATGCCGATTGTCACTCTTCCCAGTCGCATCAGTTCCATCCTGAACGGATCGATCGATATTTAATATATATCAGATTCCTGGTCATAAGTATCTCGTTTTTATGATCGGTGCTGCCTGATCTCGCCGGCTAGCCGATAAAACGGAGACGGGTCTCCGGAACGTACCGGTCTTCCTTCAAACCAGGTGTCAATGACCCCGGGTGAGAGGAGAT
This window encodes:
- a CDS encoding tetratricopeptide repeat protein, whose product is MRLGRVTIGILLVVLVLIVLMPATFLQATVTVIPAQYQNMIPEDLMQNMGTVLAEFSVMTARPMTAVSVYDFFINKHPDKADFYRLKSEALISAGDDAGALQALDQAISLDPSNPLLLTKKARLLIKIGKSSEAEAVFSKILQIQTDKPQYLSVIADIALEKARYLDAYDRYSILVNLTPTDARNWEKRSDVIFALLTIPTAGANASVSLKQADLYTPGIKGYEQAVILDPGRGDGIKTKIEKRSDEYVARTIQELEDRYREFRYLQPGEKPLGP
- a CDS encoding alpha-amylase, producing MKQFCLGFEVHQPYRLNKRFAYGQEDDKEDHSRRYFDPANKEILLRVCEKCYGPATSLILDELDDGFACAFSISGVLVEQLEKWAPDVLDLFVQAAHHPRVEMICQTYYHSISSLFWEMDEFREQVLQHRQMLKDVFGVTPKIFENTEFILDNRIARNVREMGFSACFTEGVDHILKWRSPNFLYQCEGLPLIMRNFKLSDDIAFRFTCRDWEAWPLTADKYAHWVSQTPGDFIPVFIDYETIGEHYWSDTGILDFFRHLGPELRSSGVEMINPSEILKYPVREQFSVPVPVSWADAEKDATAWIENRKQKNAVRAIQRAHRFACDERLWRCLQISDHFYYMSCKNGSCGEVHSYFSHQPEHQAFITYMDVVADYEEQCIINDPEKAKMFPLRSFSIDNAFYFSSPVGYTGHVAFDLDQFAEMLSIVPADSIEFHHRHGDFASWARHVVRDEPLASALEQARSHQDLIQAAQNRCTELWSS
- a CDS encoding deaminase — its product is MISLKIVPESMLIADISTLPYQEVMDKSLLGELFHPKQFRDQVSTRYSIAHARVAAGQTTLPHTLLRSSEVYYILQGTGLMHIGVEVESISTGQLVYIPPGEVQFIENIGDGELIFLAIVDPAWRADDEILGQPPASTAGVQDPFMAEAIREAELGLSEGGIPIGSVLVRNGEIVGRGHNRRVQEGDPMRHAEIDCLKSAGRIGSYKDCTLYSTLMPCHLCAGAVVQFQIPEVIVGESETFEGADVFMRSHGVRVIDLNHLGCITMMKRFIRENPELWSEDIGTL
- a CDS encoding pro-sigmaK processing inhibitor BofA family protein is translated as MIDTIVLIVLGLIILVALWHLVKNVMNLVINSIMGLILLIAVNYLHLLVFLGKTDVPVNLISVIVCALAGIPGAILLILLHIAGLY